One Oreochromis niloticus isolate F11D_XX linkage group LG16, O_niloticus_UMD_NMBU, whole genome shotgun sequence genomic window carries:
- the slain1a gene encoding SLAIN motif-containing protein 1a isoform X3 translates to MEAEVLNPQMMADVNGNNKITSAELEVLKLQELVRKLEKQNEQLRTRANAVNNCSIGPHLQTSLSCLHGGTACSSDSFSAKYDVSSVPAPRGSAEEPFAYFQPSSASPDAAVEDSGAAGDTTVLDEVEILDLNAVLPVLEPDSWLYVSPKAKLQGHSFLSPLQWCRQVLDHPGPEVELAKMTLCHRLDQAPLPSSGQSYLQPSLPLRASCSLADRTPTFLSNSTLHNAGRRRAAITPQSSLDSEVGVSELEDDSISMSYKLQDMTDVEVMARLQEESLRQDYASTSATTTATASRRSSSFSLHTLRRSQMDLEEEDEEDEGYDQLPPPQPRLFRTGSMQRGSLPHSHTFSSFRDCRRSSTTHQFSLSGHSQYSGPSSLITETQTAYTNSTDKLRRSMPNLIRAPSMPSVPSIPCLASPVNPPSHGPSSLPTMPSLRNSQSFDSSSGLARLQSSIPSPGQLSQRVQSVGSFPTTARHTLKATAYVSPTVQQGPTSTSLSTSASLNSISSSAALPQPLKPSSSISLLPQALKPTSTNQSAVPRSSLPRPASFIGTSGVPRPSKITQPTRSLLTPPKSLAALSALRDGSWKDGCY, encoded by the exons ATGGAAGCAGAGGTGTTGAACCCCCAGATGATGGCAGACGTCAATGGCAACAATAAAATCACCAGCGCGGAGCTCGAGGTGCTCAAGCTGCAGGAACTGGTGCGAAAATTGGAGAAGCAAAACGAACAATTGCGGACTCGAGCGAACGCTGTAAACAATTGCTCCATCGGCCCTCATCTTCAGACCTCGTTGTCGTGTCTGCACGGGGGTACGGCGTGCTCGAGCGACAGCTTCTCCGCTAAATATGACGTTTCCAGTGTCCCCGCACCTCGAGGCTCAGCGGAGGAACCTTTCGCCTATTTTCAGCCGAGCTCGGCGTCTCCTGATGCCGCTGTGGAGGACAGCGGCGCCGCTGGAGACACAACTGTTTTGGATGAGGTTGAGATTTTGGACCTCAACGCCGTGCTCCCCGTCTTAGAGCCTGATAGCTG GCTGTATGTGAGTCCCAAAGCTAAGCTGCAGGGCCACAGTTTCCTCAGCCCTCTCCAGTGGTGCAGGCAGGTACTGGACCACCCGGGGCCTGAGGTGGAGCTCGCTAAAATGACCCTCTGTCACAGACTGGACCAAG CTCCGTTGCCGTCATCTGGCCAGTCCTATCTCCAGCCGAGTCTCCCTCTCAGGGCCAGCTGCAGCCTCGCTGACAGAACACCCACCTTCCTGTCAAACTCCACTCTCCACA aCGCGGGCCGTCGGCGTGCGGCGATTACCCCTCAGTCTTCCCTGGACAGCGAGGTGGGTGTGTCAGAGCTGGAAGATGACTCGATCTCCATGAGCTACAAACTGCAGGACATGACAGATGTGGAGGTCATGGCACGACTTCAGGAGGAGA GCCTCCGACAAGACTACGCCTCTACCTCAGCCACAACCACAGCTACGGCCAGCCGTCGCAGCTCCAGCTTCTCCTTGCACACCCTCAGGCGCAGTCAGATGGATCTcgaggaggaggacgaggaggatgAGGGTTACGACCAGCTCCCACCTCCCCAACCTCGACTGTTCCGCACAGGCTCTATGCAGCGGGGCAGCCTGCCCCACTCTCACACCTTCTCCAGTTTCAGAGACTGCAGACGCAGCTCGACCACCCATCAGTTTTCACTCAGTGGACACTCCCAGTACTCTGGACCCTCTAGCCTGatcacagagacacaaacagcaTACACGAATAGCACAG ACAAGCTGCGAAGAAGCATGCCCAACCTGATCCGAGCTCCCAGCATGCCTAGTGTCCCCAGCATTCCATGCCTGGCTTCCCCTGTCAACCCACCCTCCCACGGTCCCTCCTCTTTGCCAACGATGCCCTCCCTCCGGAACAGCCAGAGCTTTGACTCATCGAGTGGGCTTGCACGACTCCAGTCCTCCA TTCCTTCCCCAGGGCAGCTCAGTCAGCGAGTCCAGAGTGTCGGGAGTTTCCCTACAACGGCGCGACACACTCTAAAAGCCACAGCCTACGTAAGCCCCACAGTCCAGCAGGGACCCACCTCCACCTCTCTGTCCACCTCTGCCAGTCTGAACTCCATCTCCAGCAGTGCCGCGCTGCCTCAACCCCTcaaacccagcagcagcattaGTTTGCTGCCACAGGCCCTCAAACCCACCAGCACCAACCAGTCAGCTGTCCCCCGCAGTTCCCTCCCTCGGCCAGCCTCCTTCATAGGAACAAGCGGCGTTCCACGTCCCAGTAAAATCACCCAACCCACGCGCAG TTTGCTTACTCCTCCAAAGAGCCTGGCTGCTCTGAGTGCCCTGAGGGACGGCAGCTGGAAAGATGGCTGCTACTGA
- the slain1a gene encoding SLAIN motif-containing protein 1a isoform X1, with the protein MEAEVLNPQMMADVNGNNKITSAELEVLKLQELVRKLEKQNEQLRTRANAVNNCSIGPHLQTSLSCLHGGTACSSDSFSAKYDVSSVPAPRGSAEEPFAYFQPSSASPDAAVEDSGAAGDTTVLDEVEILDLNAVLPVLEPDSWLYVSPKAKLQGHSFLSPLQWCRQVLDHPGPEVELAKMTLCHRLDQAKRWRGVSSVRPYSCIEGLSTLSCPILPYTKPAALTESSAPLPSSGQSYLQPSLPLRASCSLADRTPTFLSNSTLHNAGRRRAAITPQSSLDSEVGVSELEDDSISMSYKLQDMTDVEVMARLQEESLRQDYASTSATTTATASRRSSSFSLHTLRRSQMDLEEEDEEDEGYDQLPPPQPRLFRTGSMQRGSLPHSHTFSSFRDCRRSSTTHQFSLSGHSQYSGPSSLITETQTAYTNSTDKLRRSMPNLIRAPSMPSVPSIPCLASPVNPPSHGPSSLPTMPSLRNSQSFDSSSGLARLQSSIPSPGQLSQRVQSVGSFPTTARHTLKATAYVSPTVQQGPTSTSLSTSASLNSISSSAALPQPLKPSSSISLLPQALKPTSTNQSAVPRSSLPRPASFIGTSGVPRPSKITQPTRSLLTPPKSLAALSALRDGSWKDGCY; encoded by the exons ATGGAAGCAGAGGTGTTGAACCCCCAGATGATGGCAGACGTCAATGGCAACAATAAAATCACCAGCGCGGAGCTCGAGGTGCTCAAGCTGCAGGAACTGGTGCGAAAATTGGAGAAGCAAAACGAACAATTGCGGACTCGAGCGAACGCTGTAAACAATTGCTCCATCGGCCCTCATCTTCAGACCTCGTTGTCGTGTCTGCACGGGGGTACGGCGTGCTCGAGCGACAGCTTCTCCGCTAAATATGACGTTTCCAGTGTCCCCGCACCTCGAGGCTCAGCGGAGGAACCTTTCGCCTATTTTCAGCCGAGCTCGGCGTCTCCTGATGCCGCTGTGGAGGACAGCGGCGCCGCTGGAGACACAACTGTTTTGGATGAGGTTGAGATTTTGGACCTCAACGCCGTGCTCCCCGTCTTAGAGCCTGATAGCTG GCTGTATGTGAGTCCCAAAGCTAAGCTGCAGGGCCACAGTTTCCTCAGCCCTCTCCAGTGGTGCAGGCAGGTACTGGACCACCCGGGGCCTGAGGTGGAGCTCGCTAAAATGACCCTCTGTCACAGACTGGACCAAG CAAAGCGGTGGCGAGGAGTGTCCTCCGTTCGTCCGTACAGCTGCATAGAGGGGCTCTCCACCCTCAGCTGCCCCATCCTGCCTTACACTAAACCTGCTGCACTAACCGAGTCCTCAG CTCCGTTGCCGTCATCTGGCCAGTCCTATCTCCAGCCGAGTCTCCCTCTCAGGGCCAGCTGCAGCCTCGCTGACAGAACACCCACCTTCCTGTCAAACTCCACTCTCCACA aCGCGGGCCGTCGGCGTGCGGCGATTACCCCTCAGTCTTCCCTGGACAGCGAGGTGGGTGTGTCAGAGCTGGAAGATGACTCGATCTCCATGAGCTACAAACTGCAGGACATGACAGATGTGGAGGTCATGGCACGACTTCAGGAGGAGA GCCTCCGACAAGACTACGCCTCTACCTCAGCCACAACCACAGCTACGGCCAGCCGTCGCAGCTCCAGCTTCTCCTTGCACACCCTCAGGCGCAGTCAGATGGATCTcgaggaggaggacgaggaggatgAGGGTTACGACCAGCTCCCACCTCCCCAACCTCGACTGTTCCGCACAGGCTCTATGCAGCGGGGCAGCCTGCCCCACTCTCACACCTTCTCCAGTTTCAGAGACTGCAGACGCAGCTCGACCACCCATCAGTTTTCACTCAGTGGACACTCCCAGTACTCTGGACCCTCTAGCCTGatcacagagacacaaacagcaTACACGAATAGCACAG ACAAGCTGCGAAGAAGCATGCCCAACCTGATCCGAGCTCCCAGCATGCCTAGTGTCCCCAGCATTCCATGCCTGGCTTCCCCTGTCAACCCACCCTCCCACGGTCCCTCCTCTTTGCCAACGATGCCCTCCCTCCGGAACAGCCAGAGCTTTGACTCATCGAGTGGGCTTGCACGACTCCAGTCCTCCA TTCCTTCCCCAGGGCAGCTCAGTCAGCGAGTCCAGAGTGTCGGGAGTTTCCCTACAACGGCGCGACACACTCTAAAAGCCACAGCCTACGTAAGCCCCACAGTCCAGCAGGGACCCACCTCCACCTCTCTGTCCACCTCTGCCAGTCTGAACTCCATCTCCAGCAGTGCCGCGCTGCCTCAACCCCTcaaacccagcagcagcattaGTTTGCTGCCACAGGCCCTCAAACCCACCAGCACCAACCAGTCAGCTGTCCCCCGCAGTTCCCTCCCTCGGCCAGCCTCCTTCATAGGAACAAGCGGCGTTCCACGTCCCAGTAAAATCACCCAACCCACGCGCAG TTTGCTTACTCCTCCAAAGAGCCTGGCTGCTCTGAGTGCCCTGAGGGACGGCAGCTGGAAAGATGGCTGCTACTGA
- the kbtbd7 gene encoding kelch repeat and BTB domain-containing protein 7, producing the protein MASALSCFSGPEVLEDANHARGLMDGLKLLYDCRLLGDVTIGVECEEESLEHSGNPTRGTIDQLFFCSRNVLAAASPYFKSMFTGGLNESVQETVVIRGVDPESMSVIIDYCYTGRVTITESNVQRLYAAANMLQLEYIRKACSSFMTRRLDLSNCVGVLKFADTYDNPELKENAQAFIARNFGQVCNGGDLCELDLKQLKELLSLDTLDVDCEKKVCSAALQWIEANAAQKKEDALQALKCVRWNLFTEKDKCYLESLMARPFIEKYLASFFNKSPEDGCVVFATLDVPKHRIGVSAKEMILFFGLPNDNIMCCDPYSEDLYFMAPPLEDLSSQDYKRSTMESLIACATPENNLYLASHLSKHFWLYNPVLNSWQELAERPLGRIHSGMGYLNGHVYLLGGRNPVTDARLKEVECYSVQRNQWTFVAPLPHSLGKMQVVALHDHLYVVNKRRMLCYDPKRNRWRHCGSLRRDKLHKACVFQDQIVCVCDIPVVKAYSPTRGEWKRLGDIPIDNRALNYQVIQHNGKLLLLTQTLLQHNKNRVLIHEYDPARDSWKNIMAVYVSTLGPVCVSTRVYPACLSSAHSFSTEEDDDSGSSADWDFDGLTDADSDSGSSSSFSDENW; encoded by the coding sequence ATGGCCTCGGCGCTGAGTTGCTTCAGTGGTCCCGAGGTGCTGGAGGACGCCAATCACGCTCGGGGTTTGATGGACGGGTTGAAGTTGCTTTACGATTGCCGGCTGCTCGGGGACGTTACTATCGGAGTTGAGTGCGAAGAGGAGTCTTTGGAGCACAGTGGCAACCCCACCAGAGGTACCATCGACCAACTTTTCTTCTGCAGCCGCAACGTCCTGGCAGCTGCTAGCCCTTACTTCAAAAGCATGTTCACCGGTGGATTAAACGAGAGCGTGCAGGAAACTGTGGTCATCCGCGGGGTCGATCCTGAGTCTATGTCCGTTATCATCGATTACTGCTACACGGGCAGGGTGACCATCACAGAAAGTAACGTGCAGAGGCTGTATGCAGCGGCCAACATGCTCCAGCTGGAGTACATCAGGAAAGCTTGCTCCAGTTTCATGACAAGGAGACTGGACTTGTCTAACTGTGTGGGGGTGCTGAAATTTGCTGACACCTATGATAACCCCGAGCTGAAGGAGAATGCGCAAGCTTTCATTGCCAGGAATTTTGGCCAGGTGTGTAATGGGGGGGATCTTTGCGAGCTGGACCTGAAGCAGCTGAAGGAGTTGCTCTCTCTGGACACCCTGGATGTGGATTGTGAGAAGAAGGTGTGCTCGGCTGCTCTGCAGTGGATCGAGGCGAACGCAGCACAGAAAAAAGAGGATGCGCTGCAAGCACTAAAGTGCGTGCGCTGGAACTTGTTCACTGAGAAGGACAAGTGTTACCTGGAGAGCCTCATGGCAAGGCCTTTCATTGAGAAATACCTGGCATCATTTTTTAACAAGTCCCCCGAGGACGGCTGTGTCGTGTTTGCTACTCTGGATGTGCCAAAACACAGAATAGGTGTGAGCGCAAAAGAGATGATCCTCTTCTTTGGCCTACCTAATGACAACATAATGTGCTGCGACCCATACTCGGAGGACCTGTACTTCATGGCCCCTCCTTTAGAGGATCTGAGCAGTCAGGATTACAAACGCTCCACCATGGAGTCCTTAATCGCCTGTGCCACCCCCGAAAACAACTTGTACTTGGCGTCCCACCTCTCGAAACACTTCTGGCTGTACAACCCTGTGCTCAACAGCTGGCAGGAGCTGGCAGAGAGGCCACTGGGCAGAATACACTCTGGAATGGGCTACCTCAACGGGCACGTGTACCTTCTGGGAGGAAGAAACCCAGTGACGGATGCCAGACTGAAGGAGGTGGAGTGTTACAGCGTCCAGAGAAACCAGTGGACATTTGTGGCTCCTCTGCCTCATTCTCTGGGTAAAATGCAGGTGGTAGCCCTACACGACCACTTGTACGTGGTGAACAAAAGGCGAATGCTTTGCTACGATCCCAAGAGGAATCGCTGGCGCCACTGTGGGTCGCTGAGGCGAGACAAGCTTCACAAAGCCTGCGTGTTCCAGGACCAGATCGTCTGCGTGTGCGACATCCCTGTGGTGAAAGCCTACAGCCCCACTAGGGGTGAGTGGAAGAGGCTCGGCGACATTCCCATCGACAACCGAGCTCTAAATTATCAGGTGATCCAACACAACGGCAAACTGCTTCTCCTCACTCAGACTTTACTGCAGCACAACAAGAACAGAGTCCTCATCCACGAGTACGACCCGGCCAGGGACTCGTGGAAGAATATCATGGCGGTGTACGTGTCCACGCTGGGGCCCGTATGTGTTTCGACGCGCGTTTACCCAGCGTGCCTTAGCTCTGCCCACAGCTTCTCCACAGAGGAGGACGATGACAGTGGCTCCAGTGCAGACTGGGATTTTGACGGGCTGACAGACGCAGACTCAGACTCTGGCAGCTCTAGCTCATTCTCTGATGAGAACTGGTAG
- the wu:fc50b12 gene encoding p53-induced death domain-containing protein 1 isoform X1 — translation MLILNLQSNTQTRSTLTYCTSGADLLEFLIMPNKAQEDAVINLKTLQEISRQLGFEWTVLAYELGFNRTEIGRFHASSTEKSVQAKAMLESWYEKSWDKPNKTKLLQDGLERAGRRDLAERLHCLHWGHQKLSQRVELPSAFPFLITVHRTIDNRDALRKINDLSRRFT, via the exons ATGTTGATTTTAAATCTCCAGAGTAACACTCAAACACGCTCTACTTTGACATACTGTACCTCAGG TGCTGACCTTTTGGAGTTTTTGATAATGCCCAACAAAGCACAGGAG GATGCTGTGATCAATCTAAAGACGCTGCAGGAGATTTCCAGGCAGCTTGGTTTTGAGTGGACAGTTTTGGCATATGAGCTCGGCTTCAACAGAACTGAGATAGGACGCTTCCACGCCAGCTCTACAGAGAAGAGTGTCCAGGCCAAGGCCATGTTGGAAAGCTG GTACGAGAAGTCATGGGACAAGCCGAATAAGACCAAGCTGCTGCAAGACGGACTGGAGCGAGCCGGCAGACGGGACCTGGCTGAGAGACTGCATTGCCTCCACTGGGGTCACCAGAAACTGAGTCAAAGGGTGGAGCTTCCCTCTGCCTTCCCCTTCCTCATCACAGTCCACAGGACCATCGACAACCGAGACGCACTACGTAAAATCAACGACCTAAGTCGTAGATTCACTTAA
- the wu:fc50b12 gene encoding p53-induced death domain-containing protein 1 isoform X2, translating to MPNKAQEDAVINLKTLQEISRQLGFEWTVLAYELGFNRTEIGRFHASSTEKSVQAKAMLESWYEKSWDKPNKTKLLQDGLERAGRRDLAERLHCLHWGHQKLSQRVELPSAFPFLITVHRTIDNRDALRKINDLSRRFT from the exons ATGCCCAACAAAGCACAGGAG GATGCTGTGATCAATCTAAAGACGCTGCAGGAGATTTCCAGGCAGCTTGGTTTTGAGTGGACAGTTTTGGCATATGAGCTCGGCTTCAACAGAACTGAGATAGGACGCTTCCACGCCAGCTCTACAGAGAAGAGTGTCCAGGCCAAGGCCATGTTGGAAAGCTG GTACGAGAAGTCATGGGACAAGCCGAATAAGACCAAGCTGCTGCAAGACGGACTGGAGCGAGCCGGCAGACGGGACCTGGCTGAGAGACTGCATTGCCTCCACTGGGGTCACCAGAAACTGAGTCAAAGGGTGGAGCTTCCCTCTGCCTTCCCCTTCCTCATCACAGTCCACAGGACCATCGACAACCGAGACGCACTACGTAAAATCAACGACCTAAGTCGTAGATTCACTTAA
- the slain1a gene encoding SLAIN motif-containing protein 1a isoform X2: protein MEAEVLNPQMMADVNGNNKITSAELEVLKLQELVRKLEKQNEQLRTRANAVNNCSIGPHLQTSLSCLHGGTACSSDSFSAKYDVSSVPAPRGSAEEPFAYFQPSSASPDAAVEDSGAAGDTTVLDEVEILDLNAVLPVLEPDSWLYVSPKAKLQGHSFLSPLQWCRQVLDHPGPEVELAKMTLCHRLDQAKRWRGVSSVRPYSCIEGLSTLSCPILPYTKPAALTESSAPLPSSGQSYLQPSLPLRASCSLADRTPTFLSNSTLHNAGRRRAAITPQSSLDSEVGVSELEDDSISMSYKLQDMTDVEVMARLQEESLRQDYASTSATTTATASRRSSSFSLHTLRRSQMDLEEEDEEDEGYDQLPPPQPRLFRTGSMQRGSLPHSHTFSSFRDCRRSSTTHQFSLSGHSQYSGPSSLITETQTAYTNSTDKLRRSMPNLIRAPSMPSVPSIPCLASPVNPPSHGPSSLPTMPSLRNSQSFDSSSGLARLQSSRQLSQRVQSVGSFPTTARHTLKATAYVSPTVQQGPTSTSLSTSASLNSISSSAALPQPLKPSSSISLLPQALKPTSTNQSAVPRSSLPRPASFIGTSGVPRPSKITQPTRSLLTPPKSLAALSALRDGSWKDGCY, encoded by the exons ATGGAAGCAGAGGTGTTGAACCCCCAGATGATGGCAGACGTCAATGGCAACAATAAAATCACCAGCGCGGAGCTCGAGGTGCTCAAGCTGCAGGAACTGGTGCGAAAATTGGAGAAGCAAAACGAACAATTGCGGACTCGAGCGAACGCTGTAAACAATTGCTCCATCGGCCCTCATCTTCAGACCTCGTTGTCGTGTCTGCACGGGGGTACGGCGTGCTCGAGCGACAGCTTCTCCGCTAAATATGACGTTTCCAGTGTCCCCGCACCTCGAGGCTCAGCGGAGGAACCTTTCGCCTATTTTCAGCCGAGCTCGGCGTCTCCTGATGCCGCTGTGGAGGACAGCGGCGCCGCTGGAGACACAACTGTTTTGGATGAGGTTGAGATTTTGGACCTCAACGCCGTGCTCCCCGTCTTAGAGCCTGATAGCTG GCTGTATGTGAGTCCCAAAGCTAAGCTGCAGGGCCACAGTTTCCTCAGCCCTCTCCAGTGGTGCAGGCAGGTACTGGACCACCCGGGGCCTGAGGTGGAGCTCGCTAAAATGACCCTCTGTCACAGACTGGACCAAG CAAAGCGGTGGCGAGGAGTGTCCTCCGTTCGTCCGTACAGCTGCATAGAGGGGCTCTCCACCCTCAGCTGCCCCATCCTGCCTTACACTAAACCTGCTGCACTAACCGAGTCCTCAG CTCCGTTGCCGTCATCTGGCCAGTCCTATCTCCAGCCGAGTCTCCCTCTCAGGGCCAGCTGCAGCCTCGCTGACAGAACACCCACCTTCCTGTCAAACTCCACTCTCCACA aCGCGGGCCGTCGGCGTGCGGCGATTACCCCTCAGTCTTCCCTGGACAGCGAGGTGGGTGTGTCAGAGCTGGAAGATGACTCGATCTCCATGAGCTACAAACTGCAGGACATGACAGATGTGGAGGTCATGGCACGACTTCAGGAGGAGA GCCTCCGACAAGACTACGCCTCTACCTCAGCCACAACCACAGCTACGGCCAGCCGTCGCAGCTCCAGCTTCTCCTTGCACACCCTCAGGCGCAGTCAGATGGATCTcgaggaggaggacgaggaggatgAGGGTTACGACCAGCTCCCACCTCCCCAACCTCGACTGTTCCGCACAGGCTCTATGCAGCGGGGCAGCCTGCCCCACTCTCACACCTTCTCCAGTTTCAGAGACTGCAGACGCAGCTCGACCACCCATCAGTTTTCACTCAGTGGACACTCCCAGTACTCTGGACCCTCTAGCCTGatcacagagacacaaacagcaTACACGAATAGCACAG ACAAGCTGCGAAGAAGCATGCCCAACCTGATCCGAGCTCCCAGCATGCCTAGTGTCCCCAGCATTCCATGCCTGGCTTCCCCTGTCAACCCACCCTCCCACGGTCCCTCCTCTTTGCCAACGATGCCCTCCCTCCGGAACAGCCAGAGCTTTGACTCATCGAGTGGGCTTGCACGACTCCAGTCCTCCA GGCAGCTCAGTCAGCGAGTCCAGAGTGTCGGGAGTTTCCCTACAACGGCGCGACACACTCTAAAAGCCACAGCCTACGTAAGCCCCACAGTCCAGCAGGGACCCACCTCCACCTCTCTGTCCACCTCTGCCAGTCTGAACTCCATCTCCAGCAGTGCCGCGCTGCCTCAACCCCTcaaacccagcagcagcattaGTTTGCTGCCACAGGCCCTCAAACCCACCAGCACCAACCAGTCAGCTGTCCCCCGCAGTTCCCTCCCTCGGCCAGCCTCCTTCATAGGAACAAGCGGCGTTCCACGTCCCAGTAAAATCACCCAACCCACGCGCAG TTTGCTTACTCCTCCAAAGAGCCTGGCTGCTCTGAGTGCCCTGAGGGACGGCAGCTGGAAAGATGGCTGCTACTGA